One stretch of Emys orbicularis isolate rEmyOrb1 chromosome 7, rEmyOrb1.hap1, whole genome shotgun sequence DNA includes these proteins:
- the CNBP gene encoding CCHC-type zinc finger nucleic acid binding protein isoform X3 — MSSNECFKCGRTGHWARECPTGIGRGRGMRSRGRGFQFMSSSLPDICYRCGESGHLAKDCDLQEDEACYNCGRGGHIAKDCKEPKREREQCCYNCGKPGHLARDCDHADEQKCYSCGEFGHIQKDCTKVKCYRCGETGHVAINCSKTSEVNCYRCGESGHLARECTIEATA; from the exons ATGAGCAGCAACGAGTGCTTCAAGTGTGGACGTACTGGTCATTGGGCTCGGGAATGCCCTACTGGAATTGGCCGTGGCCGTGGGATGCGAAGCCGTGGCAGAG GCTTCCAGTTCATGTCTTCATCTCTCCCAGACATCTGTTACCGCTGTGGTGAGTCTGGCCATCTTGCCAAGGACTGTGATCTTCAGGAGGAT GAAGCCTGCTATAACTGCGGCAGAGGTGGCCATATTGCTAAGGACTGCAAGGAGccgaagagagagcgagagcagtGCTGCTACAACTGTGGCAAACCTGGCCATCTGGCTCGTGACTGTGACCATGCAGATGAGCAGAAGTGCTATTCTTGTGGGGAATTTGGACACATTCAAAAAGACTGCACCAAAGTTAAGTGCTATAG GTGTGGTGAAACTGGGCATGTAGCCATCAACTGCAGCAAGACAAGTGAAGTCAACTGCTATCGCTGTGGCGAGTCAGGGCACCTTGCACGGGAATGCACAATTGAAGCTACAGCTTAA
- the CNBP gene encoding CCHC-type zinc finger nucleic acid binding protein isoform X2, translating to MSSNECFKCGRTGHWARECPTGIGRGRGMRSRGRGGFTSARGFQFMSSSLPDICYRCGESGHLAKDCDLQEDACYNCGRGGHIAKDCKEPKREREQCCYNCGKPGHLARDCDHADEQKCYSCGEFGHIQKDCTKVKCYRCGETGHVAINCSKTSEVNCYRCGESGHLARECTIEATA from the exons ATGAGCAGCAACGAGTGCTTCAAGTGTGGACGTACTGGTCATTGGGCTCGGGAATGCCCTACTGGAATTGGCCGTGGCCGTGGGATGCGAAGCCGTGGCAGAGGTGGATTTACCTCCGCAAGAG GCTTCCAGTTCATGTCTTCATCTCTCCCAGACATCTGTTACCGCTGTGGTGAGTCTGGCCATCTTGCCAAGGACTGTGATCTTCAGGAGGATG CCTGCTATAACTGCGGCAGAGGTGGCCATATTGCTAAGGACTGCAAGGAGccgaagagagagcgagagcagtGCTGCTACAACTGTGGCAAACCTGGCCATCTGGCTCGTGACTGTGACCATGCAGATGAGCAGAAGTGCTATTCTTGTGGGGAATTTGGACACATTCAAAAAGACTGCACCAAAGTTAAGTGCTATAG GTGTGGTGAAACTGGGCATGTAGCCATCAACTGCAGCAAGACAAGTGAAGTCAACTGCTATCGCTGTGGCGAGTCAGGGCACCTTGCACGGGAATGCACAATTGAAGCTACAGCTTAA
- the CNBP gene encoding CCHC-type zinc finger nucleic acid binding protein isoform X1 has protein sequence MSSNECFKCGRTGHWARECPTGIGRGRGMRSRGRGGFTSARGFQFMSSSLPDICYRCGESGHLAKDCDLQEDEACYNCGRGGHIAKDCKEPKREREQCCYNCGKPGHLARDCDHADEQKCYSCGEFGHIQKDCTKVKCYRCGETGHVAINCSKTSEVNCYRCGESGHLARECTIEATA, from the exons ATGAGCAGCAACGAGTGCTTCAAGTGTGGACGTACTGGTCATTGGGCTCGGGAATGCCCTACTGGAATTGGCCGTGGCCGTGGGATGCGAAGCCGTGGCAGAGGTGGATTTACCTCCGCAAGAG GCTTCCAGTTCATGTCTTCATCTCTCCCAGACATCTGTTACCGCTGTGGTGAGTCTGGCCATCTTGCCAAGGACTGTGATCTTCAGGAGGAT GAAGCCTGCTATAACTGCGGCAGAGGTGGCCATATTGCTAAGGACTGCAAGGAGccgaagagagagcgagagcagtGCTGCTACAACTGTGGCAAACCTGGCCATCTGGCTCGTGACTGTGACCATGCAGATGAGCAGAAGTGCTATTCTTGTGGGGAATTTGGACACATTCAAAAAGACTGCACCAAAGTTAAGTGCTATAG GTGTGGTGAAACTGGGCATGTAGCCATCAACTGCAGCAAGACAAGTGAAGTCAACTGCTATCGCTGTGGCGAGTCAGGGCACCTTGCACGGGAATGCACAATTGAAGCTACAGCTTAA
- the CNBP gene encoding CCHC-type zinc finger nucleic acid binding protein isoform X4, giving the protein MSSNECFKCGRTGHWARECPTGIGRGRGMRSRGRGFQFMSSSLPDICYRCGESGHLAKDCDLQEDACYNCGRGGHIAKDCKEPKREREQCCYNCGKPGHLARDCDHADEQKCYSCGEFGHIQKDCTKVKCYRCGETGHVAINCSKTSEVNCYRCGESGHLARECTIEATA; this is encoded by the exons ATGAGCAGCAACGAGTGCTTCAAGTGTGGACGTACTGGTCATTGGGCTCGGGAATGCCCTACTGGAATTGGCCGTGGCCGTGGGATGCGAAGCCGTGGCAGAG GCTTCCAGTTCATGTCTTCATCTCTCCCAGACATCTGTTACCGCTGTGGTGAGTCTGGCCATCTTGCCAAGGACTGTGATCTTCAGGAGGATG CCTGCTATAACTGCGGCAGAGGTGGCCATATTGCTAAGGACTGCAAGGAGccgaagagagagcgagagcagtGCTGCTACAACTGTGGCAAACCTGGCCATCTGGCTCGTGACTGTGACCATGCAGATGAGCAGAAGTGCTATTCTTGTGGGGAATTTGGACACATTCAAAAAGACTGCACCAAAGTTAAGTGCTATAG GTGTGGTGAAACTGGGCATGTAGCCATCAACTGCAGCAAGACAAGTGAAGTCAACTGCTATCGCTGTGGCGAGTCAGGGCACCTTGCACGGGAATGCACAATTGAAGCTACAGCTTAA